A genomic window from Streptomyces sp. MST-110588 includes:
- a CDS encoding BTAD domain-containing putative transcriptional regulator, protein MRFGVLGPLTVWDDEGKPVAVPGTKVRALLAALLAYGGGPVSADRLIEDLWGERLPGRPAGALQTKISQLRGALGRDRVSYRAPGYVLRLDDGAVDAGRFRTLLEQARADADPAARAAVFTEALALWRGPAYADFADAAFVRTAAAALEEQRLTALEERAEARLELGEHGPLADELSALVARHPLRERLRAAQIQALYGAGRQSEALASYRELSTRLAEELGVDPGPALAALHRSVLTQSLEPPAARPAPRLLLRPLPRSVYPPPHRQPHRL, encoded by the coding sequence ATGCGGTTCGGGGTGCTCGGCCCACTGACGGTGTGGGACGACGAGGGAAAGCCGGTGGCGGTGCCGGGGACGAAGGTCCGGGCACTGCTCGCCGCGCTGCTGGCGTACGGCGGCGGGCCGGTGTCGGCCGACCGGCTCATCGAGGACCTGTGGGGCGAGCGGCTGCCCGGCCGCCCGGCCGGCGCCCTGCAGACGAAGATCTCCCAGCTCCGCGGGGCCCTGGGGAGGGACCGGGTGAGCTACCGCGCGCCCGGCTACGTGCTCCGGCTCGACGACGGCGCGGTGGACGCCGGCCGCTTCCGTACGCTGCTGGAGCAGGCCCGTGCCGACGCCGACCCGGCAGCGCGCGCGGCCGTCTTCACCGAGGCGCTCGCCCTGTGGCGCGGGCCCGCCTACGCCGACTTCGCCGACGCGGCGTTCGTCCGTACGGCCGCGGCGGCGCTGGAGGAGCAGCGGCTGACCGCGCTGGAGGAACGCGCCGAGGCCCGGCTCGAACTGGGCGAACACGGCCCGCTGGCCGATGAGCTGTCCGCGTTGGTGGCCCGGCATCCGCTGCGTGAGCGGCTGCGGGCCGCCCAGATCCAGGCCCTGTACGGGGCGGGCCGGCAGAGCGAGGCGCTCGCCTCCTACCGGGAGCTGAGCACGAGGCTGGCCGAGGAGCTGGGTGTGGACCCCGGCCCCGCGCTCGCCGCGCTGCACCGGTCCGTCCTGACCCAGTCCCTGGAGCCGCCCGCCGCCCGGCCCGCTCCCCGCCTGCTCCTTCGCCCGCTTCCCCGGTCGGTGTACCCACCACCGCACCGTCAACCGCACCGCCTGTAG
- a CDS encoding erythromycin esterase family protein, producing MASGTRQRCSPGLGLWTWRTYEVLAVIEWLHAYNPGRAEERKVRFVGIDPQRCGASITVLDTFLKERAPGRITGLDGALGVLAHARPGQHPDPQRRPVCAADELVAFLMARQRVLRAGAAVREGLVPRLPGLARALGGAQGPFPASG from the coding sequence ATGGCGTCGGGGACGCGGCAACGGTGCTCACCCGGGCTGGGATTGTGGACGTGGCGTACGTACGAAGTCCTCGCGGTGATTGAGTGGCTGCACGCGTACAACCCCGGCCGGGCCGAAGAAAGGAAAGTCCGCTTCGTGGGGATCGATCCGCAGCGTTGCGGCGCCTCGATCACCGTGCTCGACACCTTCTTGAAGGAGCGCGCACCGGGCCGGATCACCGGGCTCGACGGTGCGCTCGGCGTACTTGCCCACGCCCGTCCAGGTCAGCACCCCGATCCGCAGCGGCGTCCGGTGTGCGCCGCCGACGAGCTGGTCGCATTCCTCATGGCACGGCAACGCGTACTACGCGCTGGCGCTGCTGTTCGGGAAGGGCTCGTTCCGCGCCTTCCGGGTCTGGCCCGGGCCCTGGGCGGGGCCCAGGGCCCGTTCCCGGCATCCGGTTGA
- a CDS encoding SMI1/KNR4 family protein encodes MTETATETAGAAYDWQGFLTRWSEEWADAYDPGKARDAGDEEACRARWLGFAPATPARIAALEERLGHRLPPSYRTFLEVTDGWRHAGGFVWLLAGTEGACWYEDDAGLAEIFQEDLDEDATREEILEATIWTRGLQLAMESDVVDVLMDPDDVDEHGEWAVYTWAPWRASPPERHVSFWEYMQDAYRQFHRLRACAEDRPEFVNATTQELDRCVEEARRDALRGAYEQAEGALAKAQEFGRPRAGALRDQIKWLLGEQYARHFDGLAGDPVYAPELAPVLLADRAKQSWDADSVYAPHPPVGSEEVRTLEHELLRQLREGSYAYTATGPFGDAVNRAREQARWGETDAAWRTLLAALPEWQPLGPDHLAPVGLVADPLLGPLLTPERGRALLATPRGEEATGVVAAAVDEDPEGLAWLAEESQDGGRQAYRFLLVEGVEPAELPALVGAGEDTALRAPMTWWDARQASQPSGVFSSYDDKAVVAVGRAGRGWSFAFDGDPQPFSEERFTSPAVAASRHGRAAVVWAAPDEFDRGALFHLSVAEHGTQRYAFTVLGERCERLGEIPQELAPERLFPQIFPQIRDGGQDRERRGEAAALAAIAAAFGVTLPRFALTHGRLHTFTTRSWTRPPGPGETYAVITIGSSHPGIPVHGVHGEEDSD; translated from the coding sequence ATGACTGAGACAGCCACTGAAACAGCAGGTGCAGCCTACGACTGGCAGGGCTTCCTCACGCGGTGGAGCGAGGAGTGGGCGGACGCGTACGACCCGGGAAAAGCGCGGGACGCGGGTGACGAGGAAGCGTGCCGCGCCCGCTGGCTGGGCTTTGCGCCCGCGACGCCCGCACGGATCGCGGCCCTCGAAGAGCGCCTGGGGCACCGGCTCCCGCCGTCGTACCGGACGTTCCTGGAGGTCACCGACGGCTGGCGGCACGCGGGCGGTTTCGTATGGCTGCTGGCGGGCACGGAGGGGGCCTGCTGGTACGAGGACGATGCCGGGCTCGCCGAGATCTTCCAGGAGGACCTGGACGAGGACGCGACGCGGGAGGAGATCCTGGAAGCCACGATCTGGACCCGGGGACTCCAACTGGCCATGGAATCCGACGTCGTGGACGTACTGATGGACCCGGACGATGTGGACGAGCACGGCGAATGGGCGGTGTACACATGGGCGCCCTGGCGGGCCAGCCCTCCGGAACGCCACGTGTCCTTCTGGGAGTACATGCAGGACGCCTACCGGCAGTTCCACAGGCTGCGGGCGTGCGCCGAGGACCGGCCGGAGTTCGTGAACGCCACGACGCAGGAGCTGGACCGGTGCGTGGAAGAGGCCCGGCGGGACGCGCTGCGGGGCGCGTACGAGCAGGCCGAAGGGGCTCTCGCTAAGGCGCAGGAGTTCGGCAGGCCCCGGGCCGGGGCGCTGCGGGACCAGATCAAGTGGCTGCTCGGCGAGCAGTACGCCCGGCACTTCGACGGGCTCGCCGGTGATCCCGTGTACGCGCCGGAGCTGGCGCCCGTGCTGCTCGCCGACCGCGCGAAGCAGTCCTGGGACGCCGACAGCGTGTACGCGCCCCATCCGCCCGTCGGATCGGAGGAGGTGCGCACACTGGAGCACGAGCTGCTGCGGCAGCTACGGGAGGGCAGCTACGCGTACACCGCGACGGGGCCGTTCGGTGACGCCGTGAACAGGGCCCGGGAGCAGGCCCGCTGGGGCGAGACGGACGCGGCCTGGCGGACGCTGCTCGCGGCGCTGCCCGAGTGGCAACCGCTGGGGCCCGATCACCTCGCACCGGTCGGTCTGGTCGCCGACCCGCTGCTCGGCCCCCTCCTGACGCCGGAGCGGGGCCGGGCGCTGCTGGCCACACCCCGGGGCGAGGAGGCGACCGGCGTCGTCGCGGCAGCGGTCGACGAGGACCCCGAAGGTCTTGCGTGGCTTGCGGAGGAGTCGCAGGACGGAGGACGTCAGGCGTACCGCTTCCTCCTGGTGGAGGGCGTGGAGCCCGCCGAGCTGCCCGCCCTCGTCGGCGCCGGGGAGGACACGGCGCTGCGAGCGCCGATGACATGGTGGGACGCGCGCCAGGCATCGCAGCCGAGTGGGGTGTTCTCCTCGTACGACGACAAGGCGGTGGTCGCGGTCGGCCGGGCCGGGCGTGGCTGGAGCTTCGCGTTCGACGGTGACCCGCAGCCGTTCAGCGAGGAGCGGTTCACCTCGCCGGCCGTCGCCGCGTCCCGGCACGGCCGTGCCGCGGTGGTCTGGGCCGCGCCCGACGAGTTCGACAGGGGCGCCCTGTTCCACCTCTCCGTCGCGGAGCACGGCACACAGCGGTATGCGTTCACGGTCCTCGGCGAACGGTGCGAGCGCTTGGGGGAGATACCGCAGGAGCTGGCGCCGGAACGCCTCTTTCCTCAGATCTTCCCTCAGATCCGGGACGGTGGCCAGGACCGGGAACGGCGGGGCGAGGCCGCCGCCCTGGCGGCGATCGCCGCGGCGTTCGGTGTCACGCTGCCCCGTTTCGCCCTGACGCACGGCCGGTTGCACACCTTCACCACCCGCTCCTGGACGCGCCCACCGGGCCCGGGGGAAACGTACGCGGTCATCACCATAGGCTCGTCCCACCCGGGCATCCCCGTCCATGGAGTCCATGGAGAGGAGGACTCCGACTGA
- a CDS encoding nuclease, translating to MPMLLIEGTYRVIGARPDGDSVRFTPADPAQWNLVEGPHRVRHNSTGAAQLRLDGIDTLETHYRPPHGVELHQPAPFADRATDTLISWLGFTSVRRDAQGTITASTPDRAPGYILTRGADLYGRCVALAGRGPAPGTSGRPIRVDVAALQQTANHHQLSEGIAYPTYYRNLFVDLRAALTDAVHQAQKAGAGLWPSDVTTVGAEIDGLSAITDRVVFLPKLFRRLADYLTLGAGDPSLAGFRAFLDQRADRVLVLSTGQFTGLSTLVEVHDRTVRLTRPPEDLVFEEK from the coding sequence ATGCCGATGCTCCTGATCGAGGGTACGTACCGGGTGATCGGGGCCCGGCCGGACGGCGACTCCGTACGGTTCACGCCCGCCGACCCCGCCCAGTGGAACCTGGTCGAAGGCCCCCACCGGGTACGGCACAACAGCACCGGTGCGGCCCAGCTCCGGCTCGACGGCATCGACACGCTGGAGACCCACTACCGGCCGCCCCACGGCGTCGAACTCCACCAGCCCGCGCCCTTCGCCGACCGCGCCACCGACACCCTCATAAGCTGGCTCGGTTTCACCTCGGTACGGCGTGATGCCCAGGGCACCATCACCGCATCCACTCCCGACCGGGCTCCGGGGTACATCCTCACCCGTGGCGCCGATCTCTACGGGCGGTGTGTGGCGCTGGCCGGACGCGGTCCGGCCCCGGGGACGAGCGGCCGGCCGATCCGGGTGGACGTCGCCGCGCTCCAGCAGACCGCCAACCACCACCAGCTCTCCGAGGGCATCGCCTACCCGACGTACTACCGCAACCTCTTCGTCGACCTGCGCGCCGCGCTGACCGATGCCGTCCACCAGGCCCAGAAGGCGGGCGCGGGGCTGTGGCCGTCCGATGTCACGACGGTCGGGGCCGAGATCGACGGGCTGTCCGCGATCACCGACCGTGTGGTCTTCCTGCCCAAACTGTTCCGCCGCCTCGCCGATTACCTCACTCTCGGCGCCGGCGACCCGTCGCTCGCGGGCTTCCGCGCTTTCCTGGACCAGCGGGCGGACCGCGTACTGGTGCTGTCCACCGGGCAGTTCACCGGTTTGAGCACACTCGTCGAGGTCCACGACCGCACCGTACGGCTCACCCGGCCGCCCGAGGACCTGGTGTTCGAGGAGAAGTGA
- a CDS encoding DMT family transporter, whose translation MVPELSALFALLAAVGNAAGTVLQRVAARTVPPDDAFSVRFVRHLLSSPAWLGGIAVVVGAAACQALALTLGSLSLVQPILVTELPFTLLIAAALARRRLPTAGWVAAVVVAAGLGMALAAAAPSGGGTEVAPGMWVLTLLTTVGAMALCVLFALPRPRGKARAALFSSASAIGYALTATLMKSATDTFDRDGAGAFFACWQTYAFVAAGACALFLLANAMESGPLVASQPALTLGEAVISLALGILVYGDRVRAGWWLVPEIVGAVMVTWGVLALLRVDTESPESASPGSPERQSSTGVSDVRRPV comes from the coding sequence GTGGTACCCGAGCTCTCCGCGCTGTTCGCCCTGCTGGCAGCCGTGGGCAACGCCGCCGGCACGGTGCTCCAGCGGGTGGCCGCCCGGACCGTGCCCCCGGACGACGCCTTCAGCGTCCGGTTCGTACGGCATCTGCTGAGCAGCCCGGCGTGGCTCGGCGGAATCGCCGTGGTGGTCGGCGCCGCGGCCTGCCAGGCGCTGGCGCTGACCCTGGGATCGCTCTCGCTGGTGCAGCCGATCCTGGTCACCGAACTGCCCTTTACCCTCCTGATCGCCGCCGCGCTCGCCCGGCGGCGGCTGCCCACGGCCGGCTGGGTGGCGGCCGTCGTGGTCGCGGCGGGACTCGGGATGGCGCTGGCCGCCGCGGCGCCCTCCGGGGGAGGGACCGAGGTCGCCCCGGGCATGTGGGTGCTGACCCTCCTGACCACCGTCGGTGCCATGGCGCTGTGTGTGCTCTTCGCCCTGCCACGGCCACGGGGCAAGGCCCGTGCGGCCCTGTTCAGTTCGGCCTCCGCGATCGGGTACGCCCTGACCGCGACCCTGATGAAGTCCGCCACCGACACCTTCGACCGGGACGGCGCCGGCGCCTTCTTCGCCTGCTGGCAGACCTACGCCTTCGTGGCGGCGGGGGCCTGCGCCCTGTTCCTGCTGGCCAACGCCATGGAGTCCGGCCCGTTGGTGGCCTCGCAGCCCGCTCTGACGCTGGGCGAGGCGGTCATCAGCCTGGCCCTGGGCATCCTGGTGTACGGGGACCGGGTACGCGCCGGATGGTGGCTGGTCCCGGAGATCGTTGGAGCGGTGATGGTCACCTGGGGCGTACTGGCCCTGCTGCGCGTCGACACCGAGAGCCCGGAATCCGCATCGCCGGGATCGCCGGAACGGCAGTCGTCCACCGGCGTGTCGGACGTGCGGCGACCTGTGTGA
- a CDS encoding Lsr2 family protein — translation MAQKIVTLYIDDLTGEEAEDTATHTFSLDGVSYEIDLGPDSYEQMLQAFGPFVKAARRTGKAKGPAARRRTKSGEGEDTAAIRTWAKANGYAVNDRGRVPAEIREAFTQAR, via the coding sequence GTGGCTCAGAAGATCGTCACGCTCTACATCGACGACCTCACCGGAGAAGAGGCCGAGGACACCGCCACGCACACTTTCTCCCTCGACGGGGTGTCGTACGAGATCGACCTGGGACCGGACAGTTACGAACAGATGCTTCAAGCCTTCGGTCCTTTCGTGAAGGCGGCGCGCCGGACCGGAAAAGCCAAGGGCCCGGCCGCCCGGCGCAGGACGAAGAGCGGTGAAGGCGAGGACACCGCGGCGATTCGCACCTGGGCCAAGGCCAACGGGTACGCCGTGAACGACCGCGGCCGGGTGCCCGCCGAGATTCGCGAGGCTTTCACCCAGGCCCGTTAG
- a CDS encoding ABC transporter permease, with product MTTSVLAGPEPRARFRDLLAAEWLRLWTLRPTVWSLLISALTVIGFNVGAAYNNYLYWYQYDASGRAGFVAAGGPLRDAFTPNAATVLMLAVGAIGAVTVTGEYGTGAIRTAFAAVPARRSLTAAKVLVVAAVTTVYGALVAAASFALSQAILSGRNVGVPIGEPGALRLVVSSALLAPVAALVGMAVGAVLRHSATAVVGTVVIALVLPLVTSDDRRWSAVLNHTMPYSAWKRLAWTGPYEVPFPWTAGGAWTVYAVWAVLAAAVTITVVHHRDQ from the coding sequence GTGACCACGTCCGTCCTCGCGGGCCCCGAGCCCCGCGCCCGCTTCCGCGACCTCCTCGCCGCCGAATGGCTCCGGCTGTGGACGCTGCGCCCGACCGTCTGGTCCCTCCTGATCAGCGCGCTGACCGTGATCGGCTTCAACGTGGGCGCCGCCTACAACAACTACCTCTACTGGTACCAGTACGACGCGAGCGGCCGGGCAGGCTTCGTCGCCGCCGGGGGACCGCTGCGGGACGCCTTCACCCCCAACGCCGCTACGGTCCTGATGCTGGCCGTCGGCGCCATCGGCGCCGTCACGGTCACCGGCGAGTACGGCACCGGCGCGATCCGTACGGCCTTCGCCGCGGTCCCGGCACGCCGCTCGCTGACGGCGGCCAAGGTGCTCGTCGTCGCGGCCGTCACGACCGTGTACGGCGCGCTCGTCGCGGCGGCCTCCTTCGCCCTCTCCCAGGCGATCCTCTCCGGCCGGAACGTCGGCGTCCCGATCGGCGAACCGGGCGCCCTGCGGCTCGTCGTGTCCTCCGCGCTGCTCGCGCCGGTCGCAGCCCTCGTCGGGATGGCCGTCGGCGCGGTGCTGCGGCACAGCGCGACCGCTGTGGTCGGCACGGTGGTGATCGCCCTGGTACTGCCCCTGGTCACCAGCGACGACCGCCGTTGGTCGGCCGTCCTCAATCACACGATGCCCTACAGCGCATGGAAGCGGCTGGCCTGGACCGGCCCGTACGAGGTGCCCTTCCCATGGACGGCCGGCGGGGCGTGGACGGTCTACGCGGTCTGGGCCGTCCTCGCCGCCGCCGTGACCATTACTGTCGTCCACCACCGAGATCAGTGA
- a CDS encoding ATP-binding cassette domain-containing protein — protein MIEVNELTKRYGSHTAVQDLTFTVRPGQVTGFLGPNGAGKSTTLRLILGLQDPTAGTVTVDGRRFRDRPRGLRHVGALLDAGDVHGGHSALAHLSVLARSNRIPRKRVAEVLEEVGLASAARRRVGGFSLGMRQRLGIATALLGDPPVLLFDEPLNGLDPEGVKWVRGLFRRLAAQGRTVLVSSHLMSEMENTADQLVVVGKGRLIAAQSLPEFLEYAARGARLTVTVGISDTTGTTARTTALTDALTAQGAEVRTEGGGRLTVTGLSAARIGELAFRHGVPLHELTTRTASLEEAFMELTADSVEYLAGDAR, from the coding sequence GTGATCGAAGTCAACGAACTCACCAAGCGCTACGGCTCCCACACGGCCGTCCAGGATCTGACCTTCACCGTGCGACCCGGGCAGGTCACCGGATTCCTCGGCCCCAACGGCGCGGGCAAGAGCACCACCCTGCGCCTGATCCTGGGTCTCCAGGACCCCACCGCCGGCACCGTCACCGTGGACGGCCGCCGCTTCCGGGACCGGCCGCGCGGGCTGCGGCACGTCGGCGCGCTGCTGGACGCGGGCGATGTGCACGGCGGACACAGCGCGCTCGCCCATCTGTCCGTACTGGCCCGCAGCAACCGCATCCCGCGCAAGCGGGTGGCAGAGGTGCTGGAGGAAGTCGGTCTGGCGAGCGCGGCGCGGCGCCGCGTCGGCGGGTTCTCCCTCGGGATGCGGCAACGCCTGGGCATCGCCACCGCGCTGCTCGGCGATCCGCCGGTGCTGCTGTTCGACGAGCCGCTCAACGGGCTCGACCCGGAGGGCGTGAAGTGGGTGCGCGGCCTCTTCCGCCGGCTGGCCGCCCAGGGCCGTACCGTCCTGGTCTCCAGTCACCTGATGTCCGAGATGGAGAACACCGCCGACCAGCTCGTCGTGGTCGGCAAGGGCCGGCTGATCGCCGCGCAGAGCCTGCCGGAGTTCCTGGAGTACGCGGCCCGTGGCGCCCGCCTGACGGTCACGGTGGGCATCTCCGACACCACCGGCACCACTGCCCGGACCACCGCCCTGACGGACGCGTTGACGGCCCAGGGCGCGGAGGTGCGGACCGAGGGCGGCGGACGGCTCACGGTCACCGGCCTGTCCGCGGCCCGGATCGGCGAACTCGCCTTCCGGCACGGAGTCCCGCTCCACGAACTCACCACCCGTACCGCGTCACTGGAGGAAGCCTTCATGGAACTGACCGCCGACAGCGTCGAGTACCTCGCGGGAGACGCCCGATGA
- a CDS encoding sensor histidine kinase, producing MSAVPPRPLLKHVPPGVWTALAWCAGVVLTFLMRVRLPGEWEPAMRPGAYFSHRWHGLALLLLTTAAATALALVGSCLLRRRPLPALASLLAASTVATIPLGVGEIPMAQFLAVDVALYFVTATHPRRTGVTALVLALAVLGGYLTTRLLSGWPVGTSAELAVAMTAVIACLTGHSTRQAHEYAEGLRARAAAQAVTAERLRIAREMHDTVAHSIGIIALQAGAARRVIDNRPELAREALGEIETAGRETLSGLRRMLGALRQAEPVRASRTAMPGAALDPPSSPGSDSSFAPGSDSSLAPGSGPLPGLADVDQLAATTTTAGVHVEVRWRGERRPLPPEIDISAYRIIQEAVTNVVRHAGASSCQVSVTCREEEVSIEVLDGGPGRGTASVPGRTAPGTYTGTGTCASIGTGISTGASIGADTGTGYGLAGMRERVALLHGEFSARPRPHGGFRVSARLPVPTGVR from the coding sequence ATGTCAGCCGTGCCGCCCCGCCCCTTGCTCAAACACGTGCCGCCAGGCGTCTGGACCGCGCTGGCCTGGTGCGCGGGCGTGGTGCTGACATTCCTGATGCGCGTCAGACTGCCCGGTGAGTGGGAGCCCGCCATGCGTCCCGGGGCGTACTTCAGCCACCGGTGGCACGGCCTCGCGCTGCTCCTCCTGACCACCGCCGCGGCCACCGCCCTGGCGCTGGTGGGCAGTTGTCTGCTGCGCCGCCGGCCGCTGCCGGCGCTGGCCTCGCTGCTCGCCGCTTCCACCGTCGCCACCATCCCTCTGGGCGTGGGAGAGATTCCCATGGCGCAGTTCCTGGCCGTCGATGTGGCGCTGTACTTCGTCACGGCCACCCATCCGCGCCGGACCGGCGTCACCGCCCTGGTGCTGGCACTGGCCGTACTCGGCGGATACCTGACCACGCGGCTGCTGTCCGGCTGGCCCGTGGGGACCTCGGCGGAGCTGGCGGTGGCGATGACCGCCGTCATCGCCTGCCTGACCGGCCATTCGACACGCCAGGCCCATGAGTACGCCGAGGGGCTGCGCGCCCGTGCCGCGGCGCAGGCCGTCACCGCCGAACGGCTGCGGATCGCCCGCGAGATGCACGACACGGTCGCGCACAGCATCGGCATCATCGCCCTCCAGGCCGGCGCGGCACGGCGGGTCATCGACAACCGGCCGGAGCTGGCGCGCGAGGCGCTGGGCGAGATCGAGACGGCGGGCCGGGAGACGCTGTCGGGCCTGCGGCGGATGCTCGGCGCGCTCCGTCAGGCCGAACCGGTGCGGGCGTCCCGGACCGCGATGCCGGGCGCGGCACTCGATCCGCCATCCAGCCCGGGGTCCGATTCGTCGTTCGCCCCGGGGTCCGATTCATCGCTCGCCCCGGGATCCGGTCCGCTGCCGGGCCTGGCCGACGTCGACCAACTGGCCGCGACGACGACGACGGCCGGCGTACACGTCGAGGTGCGGTGGCGGGGCGAGCGGCGCCCGCTGCCCCCGGAGATCGACATCTCGGCGTACCGCATCATCCAGGAGGCGGTCACCAACGTCGTACGCCACGCGGGCGCCTCCTCTTGTCAGGTGTCCGTCACCTGCCGGGAGGAGGAGGTGTCCATCGAGGTCCTGGACGGCGGCCCCGGCCGTGGCACCGCCTCCGTACCCGGCAGGACCGCACCCGGCACATATACCGGTACCGGCACGTGCGCCAGCATCGGTACGGGCATCAGCACTGGTGCGAGCATCGGTGCCGATACCGGCACCGGATACGGTCTGGCCGGGATGCGCGAGCGGGTCGCGCTGCTGCACGGCGAGTTCTCCGCCCGGCCCCGCCCCCACGGCGGCTTCCGGGTGAGCGCCCGGCTGCCCGTACCGACAGGAGTGAGATGA
- a CDS encoding response regulator transcription factor yields the protein MTVPAAFPAAVPVRVVLADDQPLIRAALQMVITEAPDLESVGEAGTGAEAVRLAEELRPDVVVMDIRMPGTDGIEATRLITEGPSRAQVIVLTTFDDDEYVYGALRAGASGFLVKDMALDDILAAIRVVAAGNGLIAPGITRRLIKEFAGRPASAPPRREVSGVTEREREVLALVGSGLTNAEIAGRLHISVATAKTYVTRLLAKLGARDRVQLVIIAYEAGLATVPAR from the coding sequence ATGACCGTCCCCGCCGCCTTCCCTGCCGCCGTTCCCGTCCGCGTCGTACTGGCCGACGACCAGCCCCTGATCCGGGCCGCCCTCCAGATGGTCATCACCGAGGCACCCGACCTGGAGTCCGTCGGTGAGGCCGGGACGGGCGCCGAGGCGGTCCGGCTGGCCGAGGAACTGCGCCCCGACGTCGTGGTGATGGACATCCGCATGCCCGGCACGGACGGCATCGAAGCCACCCGGCTGATCACCGAGGGCCCCAGCCGGGCCCAGGTCATCGTCCTGACCACCTTCGACGACGACGAATACGTCTACGGCGCGCTGCGTGCGGGCGCGTCCGGATTCCTCGTCAAGGACATGGCGCTGGACGACATCCTCGCCGCGATCCGTGTCGTGGCCGCCGGGAACGGCCTGATCGCGCCGGGCATCACCCGCCGTCTGATCAAGGAGTTCGCCGGCCGCCCCGCCTCCGCGCCGCCACGGCGGGAGGTCAGCGGCGTCACCGAGCGGGAGCGCGAGGTACTGGCCCTGGTCGGAAGCGGGCTGACCAACGCCGAGATCGCCGGCCGGCTGCACATCAGCGTCGCCACGGCCAAGACGTACGTGACGCGGCTGCTCGCCAAGCTCGGCGCCCGCGACCGGGTCCAGCTCGTCATCATCGCCTACGAAGCGGGCCTGGCGACGGTGCCGGCCCGATGA
- a CDS encoding nitroreductase family deazaflavin-dependent oxidoreductase produces MLFGSEHVKRYVETDGAEGHDWQNTTVLILTTTGRRSGERRSTPLIYQEYGQDLLVVASNGGADTPPAWYLNLQADPEVQVQVKGERFTARARTANPEEKPDMWRTMTATWPAYDDYQRKTDREIPVVVLERV; encoded by the coding sequence ATGCTGTTCGGCAGCGAGCACGTCAAGCGCTATGTCGAGACCGACGGCGCGGAGGGCCATGACTGGCAGAACACCACCGTCCTGATCCTGACCACCACCGGCCGCAGGAGCGGGGAGCGGCGCAGCACCCCGCTGATCTACCAGGAGTACGGTCAGGACCTGCTCGTCGTGGCCTCCAACGGAGGCGCCGACACCCCGCCCGCCTGGTACCTCAACCTCCAGGCGGACCCCGAGGTACAGGTGCAGGTCAAGGGTGAACGTTTCACCGCCCGTGCCCGTACGGCGAACCCGGAGGAGAAGCCGGACATGTGGCGCACGATGACCGCTACTTGGCCCGCCTACGACGACTACCAGCGCAAGACCGACCGCGAGATTCCCGTGGTGGTGCTGGAGCGCGTCTGA
- a CDS encoding PadR family transcriptional regulator, with the protein MAKLLTEMLKGTLDGLILASLSGRPAYGYEITARLREQGFSDIAEGTVYALLLRMEKRGLVDVEKVPSEKGPPRKVHSLNAQGREYLEEFWRTWSFLTERLEQLREGGK; encoded by the coding sequence ATGGCCAAGCTGCTGACGGAGATGCTCAAGGGCACGCTGGACGGCCTCATCCTCGCGTCCCTGTCCGGCCGGCCCGCGTACGGCTACGAGATCACCGCACGGCTGCGGGAACAGGGCTTCTCCGACATCGCCGAAGGCACCGTCTACGCACTGCTTCTGAGGATGGAAAAGCGCGGCCTGGTCGACGTGGAGAAGGTGCCCTCCGAGAAGGGCCCGCCGCGCAAGGTGCACTCCCTGAACGCGCAGGGGCGGGAGTACCTCGAAGAGTTCTGGAGGACATGGAGCTTCCTCACAGAACGACTGGAACAGCTCCGCGAAGGGGGAAAGTAA
- a CDS encoding DUF1048 domain-containing protein, with product MSDVEKSGFLSKVIGPKKRWRAYKARIRTLPSDHRAAVEAIEKYLMHFVPIDEDSNASMFEDLADLFEQAAADGTPIREIVGEDPAEFAEAFAQNYSEGGYVPARARTKLTDDIARAAAGNEATAEDTTA from the coding sequence ATGTCCGATGTTGAAAAGAGCGGTTTCCTCTCGAAGGTGATCGGTCCCAAGAAGCGCTGGCGCGCGTACAAGGCGCGCATCAGGACGCTTCCCTCGGACCACCGGGCCGCGGTCGAGGCGATCGAGAAGTACCTGATGCACTTCGTACCGATCGATGAAGACAGCAATGCGTCGATGTTCGAAGACCTCGCCGACCTGTTTGAGCAGGCTGCGGCGGATGGCACGCCGATCCGCGAGATCGTTGGAGAGGACCCGGCGGAGTTCGCCGAGGCGTTCGCCCAGAACTACTCCGAGGGTGGTTACGTGCCTGCCCGCGCACGGACCAAGCTCACCGACGACATCGCGCGTGCCGCCGCCGGTAACGAGGCCACAGCCGAGGACACGACGGCCTGA